A genomic segment from Labrus bergylta chromosome 3, fLabBer1.1, whole genome shotgun sequence encodes:
- the si:ch73-204p21.2 gene encoding uncharacterized protein si:ch73-204p21.2: MAAVGADVTASQFFLPSGVVSFFILLLLLSIFLTALCSDCGRRSFELREPEDKNPSALIRVVKLEEAMVARENPMINEIQKDEKEFKSVEENTVSFSALRSQMGAPQRNHYDVQTNGSTAVVKTTRGSESAGDTEEEISVEFTPWRHHLRAPESQEVNSSDLSDSAHIYNTIGGGRSSGGGGGGDADTSSPATNHKPQEQLDYVGSAVIVDVKSVYARISRPVRVTTSTEQTADQVQVKEREEESSPPLPDRKV; this comes from the exons ATGGCTGCTGTCGGTGCAGACGTCACCGCGTCGCAGTTCTTCCTGCCGTCGGGAGTCGTCAgtttcttcatcctcctcctcctcctctccatcttcctcaCCGCTCTCTGCAGCGACTGTGGCAG ACGTTCATTCGAGCTGCGAGAACCCGAAGACAAAAACCCTTCAGCTCTGATCCGAGTG gtgaagcTGGAGGAAGCCATGGTGGCGAGAGAGAATCCAATGATCAATGAGATCCAAAAGGATGAGAAAG agtttAAGTCTGTAGAAGAGAACACGGTGTCCTTCAGTGCATTAAGGAGCCAGATGGGGGCGCCGCAGCGGAACCACTACG ATGTTCAGACTAACGGCAGCACAGCGGTGGTGAAGACAACGAGAGGTTCTGAATCTGCTGGAG ataCTGAAGAAGAAATCTCTGTGGAGTTCACTCCCTGGAGGCACCACCTGAGGGCGCCAGAGAGTCAAG AGGTGAACAGCTCTGACCTCTCAGACTCCGCCCACATCTACAACACCATCGGAGGAGGGCggagcagcggcggcggcggcggaggTGATGCTGACACGTCATCTCCAGCGACCAATCACAAGCCACAGGAGCAGCTTGACTATGTTGGCTCTGCGGTGATAGTGGATGTTAAATCAGTGTATGCACGAATCAGCAGGCCGGTGAGAGTGACCACGTCCACTGAACAAACAGCTGACCAGGTACaggtgaaggagagggaggaggagtcttctcctccactgccagACAGGAAGGTGTGA
- the LOC110000777 gene encoding zinc finger protein 395-like yields the protein MTTQAVFRQTCRQTDMLPKTRLGKRSPFGALVSSACPAAGTHAGQETGETSIAMATVGGEHPISRVKGHAGMKVYFQCSGGGESAGVVDQGDLMQRDVSVPPFCSRSVSSCIDVPRSQRSPEEVDMDALMAAMVLSSLSCSPLLHSPVYQDTSAPPMDCGGGDLSDGGSSGYLSIGHSNGSPAPSPPIADPAGSPATPTDEGLDMELEQVLFDEPAPRKRRNSVKSAYRCLWPSCGKVLTSVVGIKRHIRTTHLCRGGEHERCSRSEEDFYYTEINQWDQQPQQQQSPPLPLHCSPAPASPTSSSSSPPSPPPSSPQSPPSPVCSALSRSAPSASGSIWQVKSEHSYQAPPPSRVMSAATAVSNTATCTLTATPTTCLQQGLTFRVRSVSVGEQWLQQHSAPSRRIRGEAKKCRKVYGIEHRDQWCTSCRWKKACQRFLD from the exons ATGACTACACAGGCGGTATTCAGACagacctgcagacagacagacatgttgcCAAAGACGCGTCTGGGAAAGCGCTCTCCTTTCGGGGCGCTGGTGAGCTCCGCCTGCCCCGCAGCAGGCACACATGCAGGCCAGGAGACAGGTGAGACCAGCATCGCCATGGCAACAGTGGGAGGAGAGCATCCCATCAGCAGAGTCAAAGGTCACGCTGGAATGAAG gTGTATTTTCAGTGCAGTGGAGGAGGTGAATCTGCAGGTGTCGTGGATCAGGGGGACCTCATGCAGAGGGATGTTTCGGTGCCTCCATTCTGCAGCAGATCTGTCTCCTCCTGCATCGACGTCCCCAGAAG TCAGAGGAGTCCGGAGGAGGTGGATATGGACGCACTGATGGCAGCGATGGTCCTCAGCAGTTTGTCCTGCAGCCCTCTTCTGCACAGCCCCGTCTACCAAGACACATCAG CTCCTCCAATGGATTGTGGAGGCGGCGATCTCTCTGACGGCGGCAGCAGCGGCTACTTGAGCATCGGCCACAGCAAcggaagccccgccccctctccACCAATCGCAGATCCGGCTGGGAGCCCAGCCACGCCCACTGATGAAGGACTGGACATGGAGCTGGAGCAGGTTCTGTTTGATGAGCCGGCGCCCCGTAAACGCAGG AACTCGGTGAAGTCGGCGTACAGGTGTCTGTGGCCGAGCTGCGGAAAGGTGCTGACGTCAGTGGTGGGAATAAAACGTCACATCCGGACAACACACCTGTG CCGTGGTGGGGAACACGAGCGGTGTTCCCGCAGTGAGGAGGATTTTTACTACACCGAGATCAACCAATGGGatcagcagccgcagcagcagcagtctccGCCCCTTCCTCTCCACTGTAGCCCCGCCCCTGCCTCACCTACATCCTCGTCCTCCTCACCTCCGagccctcctccttcctctccgcAATCACCGCCCTCTCCAGTCTGCAGCGCTCTGAGTCGCTCCGCCCCCTCCGCCTCTGGCAGCATCTGGCAGGTCAAATCAGAGCACTCCTACCAG gcTCCACCTCCGAGTCGTGTGATGTCGGCAGCAACAGCAGTTTCAAACACGGCCACCTGCACTTTGACGGCCACGCCCACCACTTGCCTCCAACAG GGTTTGACGTTTCGAGTGCGTTCTGTCAGTGTAGGGGAGCagtggctgcagcagcacagcgCCCCCAGCAG GAGAATCCGCGGTGAAGCCAAGAAGTGTCGCAAAGTGTACGGCATCGAGCACAGAGACCAGTGGTGTACGTCCTGCCGCTGGAAGAAAGCCTGCCAACGCTTCCTGGACTGA
- the gtf2a2 gene encoding transcription initiation factor IIA subunit 2, which translates to MAYQLYRNTTLGNSLQESLDELIQTQQITPQLALQVLLQFDKAINTALANRVRNRVNFRGSLNTYRFCDNVWTFVLNDVEFREVTDLVKVDKVKIVACDGKSESTQNKTDK; encoded by the exons ATGGCGTACCAGCTGTACAGGAACACCACTCTGGGAAACAGCCTACAGGAGAGTTTGGACGAGCTCATACAG actCAGCAGATCACTCCTCAGCTGGCTCTGCAAGTCCTCCTTCAGTTTGATAAAGCAATCAACACGGCGCTTGCCAACAGAGTCCGCAACAGAGTCAACTTCAGA GGCTCCCTAAACACGTACAGGTTCTGTGACAACGTGTGGACGTTTGTCCTCAACGACGTGGAGTTCAGGGAGGTGACGGACCTCGTGAAGGTCGACAAGGTCAAAATCGTTGCCTGTGACGGAAAGAGTGAGTCGACCCAGAACAAGACAGATAAATG A